Genomic DNA from Calditrichota bacterium:
GACGGATGTTACGGTTACGTCAAATTTATTTTCAATCGCTTTTTTGATTTCAATTTTGTTTGCCCGAAGATCAACCTGAAACGCATACTGATTGTGCGTCTCTTTTAAATTGGTCATTTTTTCCGTCAGAATGGGCCTGATAATGACATTATAGGAATCTTTCATTCTCCAAACACCTCTTGTAATTTGGCCACAGCACTTTTCTGAATCACAATCACTTCATTGTCCAATAATTCATAAACAGAAGCCTTAACCGCTTCCTGGATGCGAAGCTTTGGAATGTTGCGACCCGCCAGGTTCAGTTTTGAATCCGGTTCCGGAATCAGCAAAAGCGTCTTTTTATCATGAACTCCCAGTTTTTTCAGGATTTCGTAAACATCTTTTGTCTTTCCCGACTCAACGGTAAAATCGTCGACCACCTTGATGTTCCCCTCTTTTGCACGATAGGACAATGCAGAACGCCGGGCCAGTTTCTTGACCTTTTTGTTCACTTTCATCACATAGGGATGAGGCTGAGGGCCAAAGATTGTGCCGCCGCCGCGCCATATTGGCGAACGCGTGGAACCTGCCCTGGCTGTTCCTCTGCCCTTCTGGCGCCAGGGCTTCTTGCCTCCGCCAGATACCAGAGCCCGATTTTTTGTGGCAGCTGTGCCCTGCCTGGAATTGGTTAATTGAGCTTTTACAGCCAAATAGATTGCATGGTCATTCGGATCAACCGCAAAAATAGTTGCGGGCAGCTCAAAATCTTCAGCCACTTTGGTTCCGTCTATTCCATAAACATCAACTTTCACAATACCCTCATCTATTTTCTAATTTCAACATAGCTATTCACTGCACCGGGAACTGCTCCCCTAATCAGGATAAGGTTCTGTTCCGGATACACACGAACAACTCGCAGGTTCTTTACCGTCACACGGGCATTCCCCATACGCCCGGCCATTCGCGTCCCTTTTAAAACCCGGGAGGGATAAGACGATTGTCCGATTGATCCCGGCGCACGAAGTCGATCGCTCTGGCCATGAGATACCGGACCGCCTCCAAAACCGTGACGTTTGACAACACCCTGAAAACCGCGTCCTTTGGATTTTCCGGTTACCTTTATCCGATCGCCGGGATTAAAAAGGGTAACATCCAGTTTGTCTCCCGGTTTCAGATTTTCGATATGATCAAAATCGCGAAATTCTTTTAAGACATAAAAGGGATTTACATTCGCTTTTTTGGCGTGGCCAATTTCAGGTTTTTTGGCTCGACTCTCTTTCTTTTCTTTAAATCCGAGCTGAACGGCCGAGTAACCATCCGTCTCCGGCATTTTGACTTGCGTTACATAGCAGGGGCCTGCCTCAATTACCGTCACGGCAACATGCCTTCCGTCCTCATCAAAAACTCGGGTCATTCCAACTTTTCTACCAATTAAGCCAACCATGTTTATTCTTCCTCAACTCTTCTGTTGAATCATACCTTGATTTCTACGTCAACACCAGCCGGCAATTCCAATTTCATAAGAGCGTCGATCGTTTTTGGCGTCGAATTCAAGATATCGATCAAACGCTTGTGAATACGTGTTTCAAACTGCTCACGCGATTTTTTATCGACATGCGGTGAACGCAACACCGTAT
This window encodes:
- the rplD gene encoding 50S ribosomal protein L4 encodes the protein MKVDVYGIDGTKVAEDFELPATIFAVDPNDHAIYLAVKAQLTNSRQGTAATKNRALVSGGGKKPWRQKGRGTARAGSTRSPIWRGGGTIFGPQPHPYVMKVNKKVKKLARRSALSYRAKEGNIKVVDDFTVESGKTKDVYEILKKLGVHDKKTLLLIPEPDSKLNLAGRNIPKLRIQEAVKASVYELLDNEVIVIQKSAVAKLQEVFGE
- the rpsJ gene encoding 30S ribosomal protein S10, yielding MPGQRIRIKLKAYDHRLIDKSTDKIIRTAKSTGAAISGPIPLPTKRSVYTVLRSPHVDKKSREQFETRIHKRLIDILNSTPKTIDALMKLELPAGVDVEIKV
- the rplW gene encoding 50S ribosomal protein L23 — its product is MKDSYNVIIRPILTEKMTNLKETHNQYAFQVDLRANKIEIKKAIENKFDVTVTSVRTMIMPGKLRRLGRYEGKTAKWKKAVVTLQEGDVIEYVAGAV
- the rplC gene encoding 50S ribosomal protein L3; its protein translation is MVGLIGRKVGMTRVFDEDGRHVAVTVIEAGPCYVTQVKMPETDGYSAVQLGFKEKKESRAKKPEIGHAKKANVNPFYVLKEFRDFDHIENLKPGDKLDVTLFNPGDRIKVTGKSKGRGFQGVVKRHGFGGGPVSHGQSDRLRAPGSIGQSSYPSRVLKGTRMAGRMGNARVTVKNLRVVRVYPEQNLILIRGAVPGAVNSYVEIRK